A region from the Oceanidesulfovibrio marinus genome encodes:
- a CDS encoding SOS response-associated peptidase: MCGRFGFSIPPRRAWEYFQLADMHGSEIRRNIPPGTDIPVIVLDDDDPSRRVLRFFHWGLVPSWADDPKIGYKLINARGGTAPDKPAFRNAFARRRCLIPADRFYEWEKRPDGTKQPYAITMADHSPFAMAGLWEHWTKQDGEELFSAIILTTEANELVAHVHDRMPVILAPEDYGRWLAPDADPESLRELIRPYPAEGMALVQVSTRVNDPKNQDIGPEQCLLT, from the coding sequence ATGTGCGGACGATTCGGATTCTCCATCCCGCCGCGGCGGGCCTGGGAGTATTTTCAACTGGCCGACATGCACGGCTCCGAGATTCGGCGGAACATCCCGCCCGGCACGGACATCCCGGTCATCGTGCTGGATGACGACGATCCGTCCCGGCGGGTGCTGCGTTTCTTCCACTGGGGGCTTGTGCCGAGCTGGGCCGACGACCCGAAGATCGGCTACAAGCTCATCAACGCCCGCGGCGGGACCGCCCCGGACAAGCCCGCCTTCCGCAACGCCTTTGCGCGGCGGCGCTGCCTCATCCCGGCGGACCGCTTCTACGAGTGGGAGAAGCGCCCAGACGGTACGAAGCAGCCGTACGCCATAACCATGGCCGATCATTCGCCATTCGCCATGGCCGGCCTGTGGGAGCACTGGACAAAACAGGACGGCGAGGAGCTCTTCTCAGCCATCATCCTGACCACCGAGGCCAACGAGCTGGTGGCGCACGTACACGACCGCATGCCGGTCATTCTGGCGCCCGAAGACTACGGCCGTTGGCTGGCTCCGGACGCGGACCCGGAATCCCTGCGTGAACTCATCCGGCCGTACCCGGCCGAAGGCATGGCCCTGGTGCAGGTGAGCACGCGGGTGAATGATCCGAAGAACCAGGATATCGGCCCGGAGCAGTGTCTACTGACGTAG
- a CDS encoding molybdopterin-dependent oxidoreductase, producing MPYTLNRRRALQLFGCAAAIAVSAPRRVWAFVVQAFRTRTVEHGTFTFDPAAGKVRYGDGREEDYALTIGGLVDEPVTLTYAQLLALPQTRQTSDFHCVEGWSVLDVHWSGVTFKDLLATVSPKPEARYVVFHSLGETGYNSSGVDHYMESFPIDWLLNRELGYLFALGLDGAPLPQDRGAPARVVCPYDLAYKSIKFVTRMELTAEKQPGWWTLANPIYPWRAPVPARRLRTAMPPRS from the coding sequence ATGCCGTACACACTGAACCGCCGCCGCGCCCTGCAGCTTTTTGGCTGCGCCGCGGCAATCGCCGTCTCGGCCCCGCGCCGCGTCTGGGCCTTTGTCGTACAGGCCTTCCGCACGCGCACCGTGGAGCATGGCACCTTCACCTTCGATCCGGCGGCCGGAAAGGTCCGCTACGGCGACGGCCGCGAGGAGGACTACGCCCTGACCATCGGCGGCCTTGTGGACGAGCCGGTCACCCTGACCTACGCCCAGCTTCTGGCCCTGCCGCAGACCAGGCAGACCTCGGACTTCCACTGCGTGGAGGGCTGGTCCGTGTTGGACGTGCACTGGTCCGGCGTGACCTTCAAGGACCTGCTCGCCACGGTATCCCCCAAGCCCGAAGCGCGCTACGTCGTGTTCCACTCCCTGGGCGAGACCGGCTACAACAGCAGCGGAGTCGATCACTACATGGAGTCCTTCCCCATCGACTGGCTGCTGAACCGCGAGCTGGGCTATCTTTTTGCGCTGGGGCTGGATGGAGCGCCTCTGCCGCAGGACCGCGGCGCGCCGGCGCGGGTGGTCTGCCCGTATGATCTGGCCTATAAATCCATCAAGTTCGTCACGCGCATGGAGCTGACCGCCGAGAAGCAGCCCGGCTGGTGGACCCTGGCCAACCCCATCTACCCCTGGCGTGCGCCTGTGCCGGCACGCAGGCTGCGCACGGCCATGCCGCCGCGCAGCTGA
- a CDS encoding nitroreductase family protein → MDETMKNAVLTALHERRSIRKFTAAPVSREDVHTILDAGRWAPSGKNNQPCRFLVLRSGDERQGSLSDCTKYPQLINGAAILICIYLDKEACYDERKDHQSAGACIENMLLAIHALGLGAVWVGEIINQAADVNAVLGVDGERYELQAVLAVGHPDQPGKAVRNELSEYMLEAF, encoded by the coding sequence ATGGACGAGACAATGAAAAACGCGGTGCTCACGGCGCTGCACGAACGGCGCAGCATCCGCAAGTTCACGGCCGCGCCCGTGAGCCGCGAGGATGTGCATACCATTCTGGACGCCGGCCGCTGGGCGCCCTCCGGCAAGAACAACCAGCCCTGCCGTTTTCTGGTCCTGCGCTCCGGCGACGAGCGCCAGGGCAGCCTGAGCGACTGCACCAAGTACCCGCAACTCATCAACGGCGCCGCCATTCTTATCTGCATCTACCTGGACAAAGAGGCGTGCTACGACGAGCGCAAGGACCACCAGAGCGCCGGCGCATGCATCGAGAACATGCTGCTGGCCATACACGCCCTGGGCCTGGGCGCTGTCTGGGTGGGCGAGATTATCAACCAGGCCGCGGACGTGAACGCCGTGCTCGGCGTGGACGGCGAGCGCTACGAGCTCCAGGCCGTGCTGGCCGTGGGCCATCCGGACCAGCCGGGCAAGGCCGTACGCAACGAGCTGTCCGAGTACATGCTGGAGGCGTTTTGA
- a CDS encoding MBL fold metallo-hydrolase, whose product MQIRTFALGPLQTNCYLLIRNGDAVVVDPGGDPSAVLNVLRNEGLTLTHILNTHFHFDHVGGNRKLAQETGAPILADEKDAYLLETELGRGGFMGLPAIELFEYENIEPGATSFLGLDCAVLPTPGHSPGSVSFHFPDAAAVFVGDLLFNRSIGRTDFPGGDLDVLKNSVVGQIFTLPPETVVYSGHGDPTTVGDEMRHNPFFTDFSF is encoded by the coding sequence ATGCAGATTCGGACATTTGCCCTGGGGCCGCTGCAGACCAACTGCTACCTGCTTATCCGCAACGGCGACGCCGTAGTGGTGGATCCGGGCGGCGATCCGTCCGCCGTGCTGAACGTGCTCAGGAACGAAGGGCTCACCCTGACGCACATCTTGAACACCCACTTCCACTTCGACCACGTGGGCGGCAACAGGAAGCTGGCCCAGGAGACGGGCGCGCCCATCCTGGCCGATGAAAAGGACGCCTACCTTCTGGAGACGGAGCTGGGCCGCGGCGGGTTCATGGGCCTGCCCGCCATCGAGCTCTTCGAGTACGAAAACATCGAGCCCGGTGCAACGTCCTTCCTGGGGCTGGACTGCGCCGTGCTGCCCACGCCGGGCCACTCGCCGGGCAGCGTGTCCTTCCACTTCCCGGACGCGGCCGCGGTTTTTGTGGGCGATCTTTTGTTCAACCGCTCCATCGGCCGCACGGACTTCCCGGGCGGTGACCTCGACGTGCTCAAGAACTCCGTGGTCGGGCAGATATTCACCCTGCCGCCGGAGACCGTAGTCTACTCCGGCCACGGCGATCCGACCACGGTGGGCGACGAGATGCGGCACAACCCGTTCTTTACGGATTTTTCCTTCTAA
- a CDS encoding flavodoxin family protein, whose amino-acid sequence MDRLTLYGCSPRHGGNSDTALELFRDAMDEAGVATDALWVREHPLLPCKGCGLCGEKGCCTLAGKDEADALFAPLLGSGPVLFSSPIFFYHVPAGFKAFIDRAQAYYMRRLHGDETLLNLPRREAFAMFVAGRPQGEKLFEGAMLTLKYFLEPFNVTLADPLTLRGIDARGDLAGNENARQAVREYAASVARRLSESTP is encoded by the coding sequence ATGGACCGTCTGACCCTGTACGGCTGCAGCCCGCGCCACGGCGGCAACAGCGATACGGCGCTGGAGCTGTTTCGCGATGCCATGGACGAGGCTGGCGTGGCCACGGACGCGCTCTGGGTGCGGGAGCATCCGCTGCTGCCGTGCAAGGGGTGCGGCCTGTGCGGGGAAAAAGGCTGCTGCACCCTGGCCGGCAAGGACGAGGCGGATGCGCTGTTCGCGCCGCTGCTGGGCTCCGGACCGGTGCTCTTTTCCTCGCCCATCTTCTTCTACCACGTGCCTGCCGGGTTCAAGGCGTTCATCGACCGGGCCCAGGCCTACTACATGCGCCGGCTGCACGGGGACGAGACCCTGCTCAATCTGCCGCGGCGGGAGGCGTTCGCCATGTTCGTGGCCGGCCGGCCGCAGGGGGAGAAGCTCTTCGAGGGCGCGATGCTCACGCTGAAGTACTTCCTGGAGCCGTTCAACGTGACCCTGGCCGACCCCTTGACCCTGCGCGGCATCGACGCCAGAGGGGACCTCGCCGGCAACGAGAACGCCCGGCAGGCCGTGCGCGAGTACGCGGCTTCCGTGGCGCGGCGTCTTTCGGAATCCACACCATAG
- a CDS encoding ComF family protein encodes MQRAAAIRIQAGVLGLAHALGIFGGRCRRCGAAPESGGVLCDACGQALQPRTGGYCPDCGAIFAEESAPVSRCAACRKSPPPWSGVVFHSVYPSALGELVLELKYGRRLSRAAIITGCMAAACQKAGVAVDVVAPVPLHPKRLRMRGFNQSAVLARPLARKIGAAYASTGLRRVRDTPPQVSLPRKARQKNIKGAFIANEELVSGRRVLLVDDIMTTGATLREACRTLDKAGAKSVVLCIAARA; translated from the coding sequence ATGCAGAGGGCGGCCGCGATCAGGATTCAGGCTGGCGTGCTCGGCCTGGCACATGCTCTGGGCATATTCGGCGGCCGCTGCCGGCGGTGCGGCGCCGCGCCGGAATCGGGCGGCGTGCTGTGCGATGCGTGCGGCCAGGCGCTGCAGCCGCGCACCGGCGGGTACTGTCCGGACTGCGGCGCGATCTTTGCCGAGGAGAGCGCGCCTGTATCGCGTTGCGCCGCGTGCCGGAAATCGCCCCCGCCATGGTCCGGCGTGGTGTTTCACAGCGTCTACCCCAGCGCCCTGGGCGAGCTTGTCCTGGAGCTCAAGTACGGCCGCCGGCTCAGCAGGGCGGCGATTATTACCGGCTGCATGGCCGCGGCGTGTCAGAAAGCCGGCGTGGCTGTGGATGTGGTTGCGCCGGTGCCGCTGCACCCCAAGCGGCTGCGGATGCGGGGATTCAACCAGAGCGCGGTGCTGGCCCGGCCACTGGCGCGGAAAATTGGCGCGGCGTATGCATCAACCGGGTTGCGGCGGGTGCGGGATACGCCGCCTCAGGTGAGCCTGCCCCGCAAGGCGCGGCAGAAGAACATCAAGGGCGCCTTTATCGCGAATGAGGAGCTCGTGTCCGGCCGCCGGGTTCTGCTGGTGGACGACATCATGACGACGGGCGCCACGCTGCGCGAGGCCTGCCGGACGCTGGACAAGGCCGGCGCAAAGAGCGTGGTCCTCTGCATTGCGGCCAGGGCCTGA
- a CDS encoding lytic murein transglycosylase, with translation MLLITLVLTPQHAQAAGNVPPRWQPLAQRLVDEGISNELVMALFSRSDVIYKSEYMGKKIRALYRIKYDKHKPPARAQERPGRRDKRTIYDVHLTPDRLAAIRLFCVEYQGALQHVEKQYGTPPELVMAILVVETRLGEYLGVQSAFNALASMAAARSLDDIGGFVPDSLTPEQKKYLTERMDDKSDWALKQLKALIRFATTNKLDPVSMPGSIYGAIGLCQFMPATALECGVDGDGDGRVDLYDPADAVHSVGFFLKRAGWKSGLSQKKRVKVIRRYNNDEFYARTVLRIATRL, from the coding sequence TTGCTTCTTATCACGCTCGTTCTGACGCCGCAGCATGCGCAGGCCGCGGGCAACGTGCCGCCGCGCTGGCAGCCCCTGGCCCAGCGACTGGTTGACGAGGGCATTTCGAACGAGCTGGTGATGGCGCTCTTTTCCCGCAGCGACGTGATCTACAAGTCCGAGTACATGGGCAAGAAGATCCGCGCCCTCTACCGCATCAAGTACGACAAGCACAAGCCGCCGGCGCGCGCGCAGGAACGGCCCGGCAGGCGCGACAAGCGGACGATCTACGATGTGCATCTGACGCCGGATCGCCTGGCCGCCATCCGGCTGTTCTGCGTGGAGTACCAGGGCGCGTTGCAACACGTGGAGAAGCAGTACGGCACGCCGCCGGAGCTGGTCATGGCCATACTTGTGGTGGAAACGCGGCTGGGTGAGTACCTGGGCGTGCAGAGCGCCTTCAATGCGCTGGCGAGCATGGCTGCGGCCCGATCGCTGGACGACATCGGCGGGTTCGTGCCCGACTCGCTCACCCCGGAGCAGAAGAAGTATCTGACCGAGCGGATGGACGACAAGTCGGACTGGGCGCTCAAGCAGCTGAAAGCGCTTATCCGCTTTGCAACGACGAACAAGCTCGACCCCGTGTCCATGCCCGGCTCCATCTACGGAGCCATAGGCCTGTGCCAGTTCATGCCCGCCACGGCGCTGGAGTGCGGCGTGGACGGCGACGGCGACGGCCGCGTGGACCTGTACGATCCGGCCGACGCCGTGCACTCCGTAGGATTCTTCCTCAAACGGGCCGGCTGGAAGAGCGGGCTTTCCCAGAAAAAGCGGGTGAAGGTCATCCGCCGATACAACAACGACGAGTTCTACGCCCGCACCGTGCTGCGCATTGCCACGCGGCTGTAG
- a CDS encoding response regulator: MNVKFLHDNPAALQQCRQQLEQLGISVRAYSSAVTGIFALAFEGPSVAAVVSHCPMPGMRGEELLRLCNHVAPGVPVILVADDHRMDLASQGDLSAAFAVIRGALTAESLAPLLMQVMTLRPRQHPDFLYVV, encoded by the coding sequence ATGAATGTCAAGTTTTTGCATGACAACCCCGCCGCGTTGCAGCAATGCCGCCAACAGCTGGAGCAACTCGGCATTTCCGTCAGGGCATACTCTTCCGCAGTAACGGGCATTTTCGCACTCGCGTTCGAAGGCCCGTCCGTGGCGGCCGTCGTCAGCCATTGCCCCATGCCGGGCATGCGCGGCGAAGAGCTGCTGCGACTTTGCAACCATGTGGCTCCCGGTGTACCGGTCATCCTCGTTGCGGATGACCACCGCATGGACCTTGCTTCGCAGGGAGACCTCAGCGCCGCGTTCGCCGTTATCCGAGGCGCGCTTACGGCAGAGAGTCTTGCACCGCTGCTTATGCAGGTCATGACGTTACGGCCGAGGCAGCACCCCGACTTTCTGTATGTTGTCTGA
- a CDS encoding sigma-54-dependent transcriptional regulator, producing the protein MRVLIVDDNEDSLKSLALVLTDLGHEPVALTNAEDALAAVAKEYFPLIVTDIRMPGMDGLELLTKLRSQQNSLSSDVVLITGHGDRDTAIEALRKGAYDYLSKPLSAQELAAVVERCTEHQALLLENQSWRTQFHSRLEEATQSLRQHLSLAQERLRDTTGMTEVVAESPAMVKLLRECLIYHEDPEVPVLLEGETGTGKEVLARLIHYGKEGNEDPFVAINCSAIPAELFESELFGHEPGAYTGSARQGAKGKLELAGKGTVFLDEIAEMPLSMQPKLLRVLEERSYYRLGGSKEHPFRARVICAANRKLGQLVDSGAFRRDLYHRLKVGHMVIPPLRERPQDIDLLAMHFLLRQAARKKKRFREIHSTTREILLSYSWPGNVRELENAIERAVLTSDGETLLPGHVYFLFSEDQNRRRVTFEGAEQLADGAVSLHDIDKLILPDDGLDLEELNQAIIRKTLDKFGGNKSRAAKYLGLSRYALHRRVQK; encoded by the coding sequence ATGCGTGTACTCATCGTTGACGACAATGAAGACAGCCTGAAAAGTCTTGCGCTTGTCCTTACAGACCTGGGCCACGAGCCCGTTGCCCTGACCAACGCCGAGGACGCCCTCGCCGCGGTGGCCAAGGAGTACTTTCCGCTCATTGTCACGGATATCCGCATGCCCGGCATGGACGGGCTCGAGCTGCTCACCAAGCTGCGCTCCCAGCAGAACTCCCTCAGCTCCGACGTGGTGCTGATCACAGGCCACGGCGACAGGGACACGGCCATCGAGGCTCTTCGCAAAGGCGCCTACGACTATCTGAGCAAGCCCCTCTCGGCCCAGGAGCTCGCCGCCGTGGTGGAGCGCTGCACCGAGCACCAGGCCCTGCTGCTGGAAAACCAGTCCTGGCGGACCCAGTTCCACTCCCGGCTGGAGGAGGCTACCCAGAGCCTGCGCCAGCATCTCTCCCTGGCCCAGGAGCGGCTGCGCGACACCACCGGCATGACCGAGGTGGTGGCCGAGTCCCCTGCCATGGTCAAGCTGCTGCGCGAATGCCTCATCTACCACGAGGACCCCGAGGTCCCGGTGCTGCTGGAGGGCGAGACCGGCACGGGCAAGGAGGTCCTGGCCAGACTCATCCACTACGGCAAGGAGGGCAACGAGGACCCCTTCGTGGCCATCAACTGCTCCGCCATCCCGGCCGAGCTGTTCGAGAGCGAACTGTTCGGCCACGAGCCCGGCGCCTACACCGGCAGCGCCCGCCAGGGCGCCAAGGGCAAGCTGGAGCTGGCCGGCAAGGGCACTGTCTTCCTGGACGAAATCGCCGAGATGCCGCTGTCCATGCAGCCCAAGCTGCTGCGCGTGCTGGAGGAGCGTAGCTACTACCGCCTGGGCGGCAGCAAAGAGCACCCCTTCCGCGCCCGCGTTATCTGCGCGGCCAACCGCAAGCTCGGCCAGCTCGTGGACTCCGGCGCATTCCGCCGCGACCTCTACCACCGGCTCAAGGTCGGCCACATGGTCATTCCGCCGCTACGCGAACGGCCCCAGGACATCGACCTGTTGGCCATGCATTTTCTGCTGCGCCAGGCCGCGCGCAAAAAGAAACGCTTCCGCGAGATCCACTCCACCACGCGGGAAATCCTGCTCTCCTACAGCTGGCCCGGCAACGTACGCGAGCTGGAAAACGCCATCGAACGCGCCGTGCTCACCAGCGACGGCGAGACCCTGCTGCCCGGCCACGTCTACTTCCTCTTCAGCGAGGACCAGAACCGCCGCCGCGTTACCTTTGAGGGTGCGGAGCAGCTGGCGGACGGCGCCGTGAGCCTGCACGACATCGACAAGCTCATCCTGCCGGACGACGGCCTGGACCTCGAAGAGCTCAACCAGGCCATTATCCGCAAGACCCTGGACAAGTTCGGCGGCAACAAATCCCGCGCCGCAAAGTACCTGGGTCTGTCCCGCTACGCCCTGCACAGACGGGTGCAGAAGTAG
- a CDS encoding PAS domain S-box protein gives MNKASTAPFRAGRPGQLAQFLAADLADSALPAAFLQDGVVNASPVPDCLRYAAGVLGAALGCAPDAGLKALLEQAGQEPNAGTIATALEKRSAGIHAPYRLVVETGHDAVWFMIHTRPAFGGGTDLYDPASAIAVIEPLDPDQAPDQPAQQPKASGRNLAVLREKHRVLYDILPIGLTITDEDGIIIEVNSVSEKVLAHPAEALIGKSVYDDSWQMIRPDGSPLPPDEYACVRALRTGETLLGQEVGIIRENGEVIWLSIYVAPIDLEGYGIAIIYVDVTKSRIIENNLRKREHRYRMAVEAGHIGVWEWELNTGNMYLDPNLKHMLGYEDWEIESNIDDWSQHVHAADQNALQESIQQHLSGQTPYFDFEHRMLHKNGSQVWVLARGVASFDADGNPVSMTGTDLDITDRKLAEEALEVERKRLFSLLDRLPAFVCLIATDRTLRFKNRYFVEQFSEDAGPPCTTACAASCPTFEVFDTRSLAVWEWTSERTGQVFQIYDYPFEDVDGSPLVLELGIDVTVSRRAQDALQASEQRYRSITDNLAMGIAMVDENYRVVAANPKLREWYSHVDFDSPPPCKVLFPSCAEDTHCKSPCTRVLAERMETEILEDMTLAGGTRTMRFNFYPVRRNDGSIRSLIVMIEDVTDRLRDQARLQRAQKLEAMGTLAGGIAHEINQPLNALRLYVSGLDMVIDQQEIISRELVKERLGLIMNECRKISDIIVHMRSLVRQETRGLGSVDLNHALESALSLVTAQLRSHDITLRLNLQSDLPKVHANPVQVEQVVINLVVNAMNALESVTPAASKRPVKPASSDMELPEKFVYIRTESESDHVILSVHDNGPGFKGMEDRLFDPFFTTKDPGKGMGLGLSIVHTMVRSWDAEISAGQSPWGGATFTVRMRPAE, from the coding sequence ATGAACAAAGCGAGCACTGCACCCTTCCGCGCCGGACGACCCGGCCAGCTTGCGCAGTTCCTCGCAGCCGACCTGGCGGACAGTGCGTTGCCCGCGGCGTTTCTGCAGGACGGCGTCGTGAACGCGTCTCCTGTGCCGGACTGCCTGCGCTACGCCGCCGGAGTCCTTGGCGCGGCGCTGGGCTGCGCTCCGGATGCCGGCTTGAAGGCGCTCCTGGAGCAGGCCGGCCAGGAGCCCAATGCCGGGACCATAGCCACGGCCCTGGAAAAACGATCCGCAGGCATCCATGCGCCGTACCGCCTTGTGGTGGAGACCGGACACGATGCCGTGTGGTTCATGATCCACACCCGCCCGGCCTTTGGCGGCGGGACCGATCTCTACGATCCGGCGTCCGCCATCGCCGTCATCGAACCGCTCGATCCGGACCAGGCTCCAGACCAGCCCGCGCAGCAGCCCAAGGCCTCCGGCCGGAACCTCGCCGTGCTGCGCGAGAAGCACCGCGTGCTCTACGACATCCTGCCCATCGGTCTGACCATCACGGACGAAGACGGCATCATCATCGAGGTGAACTCGGTTTCCGAGAAAGTTCTGGCCCATCCCGCCGAGGCCCTCATCGGCAAGTCCGTGTACGACGATTCCTGGCAGATGATCCGGCCGGACGGCAGCCCCCTGCCTCCGGATGAGTACGCCTGCGTCCGCGCCCTGCGCACCGGAGAGACGCTGCTGGGCCAGGAGGTGGGCATCATCAGGGAGAACGGCGAGGTCATCTGGCTTTCCATCTACGTCGCGCCCATCGACCTGGAAGGGTACGGCATCGCCATCATCTACGTGGACGTGACCAAGTCCCGGATCATCGAGAACAACCTGCGCAAGCGAGAGCATCGCTACCGCATGGCCGTGGAGGCCGGACATATCGGCGTCTGGGAGTGGGAGCTGAACACGGGCAACATGTACCTGGACCCCAACCTGAAGCACATGCTGGGCTACGAGGATTGGGAGATCGAATCGAACATCGACGACTGGTCCCAGCATGTCCACGCGGCCGACCAGAACGCGTTGCAGGAGAGCATCCAACAGCACCTGAGCGGGCAGACGCCGTACTTCGACTTCGAGCACCGCATGCTGCACAAGAACGGCTCCCAGGTCTGGGTGTTGGCCCGGGGCGTGGCCAGCTTCGATGCGGATGGCAACCCCGTGTCCATGACCGGCACCGACCTCGACATTACGGACCGCAAGCTGGCCGAGGAGGCCCTGGAGGTGGAGCGCAAGCGGCTCTTCTCCCTTCTGGACCGGCTGCCCGCCTTTGTCTGCCTCATCGCCACGGACAGAACCCTGCGTTTCAAGAACCGCTACTTCGTGGAACAGTTCAGCGAGGACGCCGGCCCGCCCTGCACGACAGCCTGCGCCGCTTCTTGCCCCACCTTCGAGGTCTTCGACACCCGCAGCCTGGCCGTGTGGGAGTGGACGTCGGAAAGGACAGGCCAGGTCTTCCAGATCTACGACTACCCTTTCGAAGACGTGGACGGCTCCCCCCTGGTGCTGGAGCTCGGCATCGACGTCACCGTCTCCCGCCGCGCCCAGGATGCGCTCCAGGCCAGCGAGCAGCGCTACCGCTCCATCACGGACAACCTCGCCATGGGCATCGCCATGGTGGACGAGAACTACCGCGTGGTGGCCGCCAACCCCAAGCTGCGCGAGTGGTACTCCCACGTGGACTTCGACTCCCCGCCGCCGTGCAAGGTGCTCTTCCCGTCCTGCGCCGAGGATACGCACTGCAAGAGCCCGTGCACGCGCGTCCTGGCGGAGCGCATGGAGACGGAAATTCTGGAGGATATGACCCTGGCCGGCGGTACGCGCACCATGCGCTTCAACTTCTACCCGGTCCGGCGCAACGACGGCAGCATCCGCTCGCTCATCGTCATGATCGAGGACGTGACCGACCGCCTGCGCGACCAGGCCCGCCTCCAGAGGGCGCAGAAGCTGGAGGCCATGGGCACCCTTGCCGGCGGCATCGCCCACGAGATCAACCAGCCGCTCAATGCCCTCCGGCTGTATGTCAGTGGCCTCGACATGGTCATCGACCAGCAGGAGATCATCAGCCGCGAGCTGGTCAAGGAGCGGCTCGGCCTGATCATGAACGAATGCCGGAAGATCAGCGACATCATCGTCCACATGCGCTCCCTGGTGCGGCAGGAAACCCGTGGCCTGGGCAGCGTGGACCTGAACCACGCCCTGGAGAGCGCGCTCTCGCTGGTCACGGCGCAGCTCCGTTCCCACGACATCACCCTGCGCCTGAACCTGCAGAGCGACCTGCCCAAGGTCCACGCCAACCCCGTGCAGGTGGAGCAGGTGGTCATCAACCTCGTGGTCAACGCCATGAACGCTCTGGAGTCCGTCACGCCGGCCGCAAGTAAACGTCCGGTAAAACCAGCCTCTTCAGATATGGAGCTACCTGAAAAGTTCGTGTATATACGGACGGAAAGCGAATCGGACCATGTCATTCTGAGCGTCCATGACAACGGTCCCGGCTTCAAGGGTATGGAAGACAGGCTCTTTGACCCATTTTTCACCACCAAGGACCCCGGAAAGGGCATGGGCCTTGGGTTGTCCATCGTACACACCATGGTGCGCTCCTGGGATGCCGAAATATCCGCAGGACAAAGCCCCTGGGGCGGCGCAACATTCACGGTCCGGATGCGGCCTGCCGAATAA